From Anaerobranca gottschalkii DSM 13577, one genomic window encodes:
- the dapD gene encoding 2,3,4,5-tetrahydropyridine-2,6-dicarboxylate N-acetyltransferase: protein MENLTDAYAIARFIKEAKKTTPVKVYLKGNLQDIDFSSFKVFGEGNTRILFGDYNEIAPFLDSIKDKIEDMVIENDRRNSAIPLLDLKEIPARIEPGAIIRDRVKIGKNAVIMMGAVINIGAEIGEGTMIDMNAVVGARGIIGKNVHVGAGAVIAGVLEPPSKTPVIVEDDVMIGANAVILEGVKVGKGAVVAAGAVVTKDVPPNTVVAGSPAKVIKDKDEKTQEKTQILEDLRK, encoded by the coding sequence ATGGAAAATTTAACCGATGCCTATGCTATTGCTCGCTTTATTAAAGAAGCGAAAAAAACTACCCCTGTAAAGGTTTATTTAAAGGGTAATTTACAAGATATAGATTTTAGTTCTTTTAAAGTTTTTGGAGAGGGTAATACCAGAATCTTATTTGGTGACTATAACGAAATTGCACCTTTTTTAGATAGTATTAAAGATAAAATTGAAGATATGGTAATTGAAAATGATCGGAGAAATTCAGCTATTCCACTATTAGATTTAAAAGAGATTCCTGCCCGTATCGAACCAGGTGCTATTATTAGGGATAGAGTAAAGATTGGTAAAAATGCTGTTATCATGATGGGTGCTGTTATTAATATTGGAGCTGAAATTGGCGAAGGAACAATGATCGATATGAACGCAGTGGTAGGAGCTAGAGGTATAATTGGAAAAAATGTCCATGTAGGTGCCGGTGCCGTTATTGCTGGAGTTTTAGAACCACCAAGTAAAACCCCAGTTATTGTAGAAGATGATGTCATGATAGGAGCCAATGCTGTGATTTTAGAGGGAGTTAAAGTTGGCAAAGGAGCAGTAGTAGCTGCAGGAGCTGTAGTTACAAAGGATGTACCACCTAATACAGTAGTTGCCGGATCACCTGCTAAAGTTATTAAAGATAAAGATGAAAAAACCCAAGAGAAAACCCAAATTTTAGAAGATCTAAGGAAATAG